A single Amphiura filiformis chromosome 8, Afil_fr2py, whole genome shotgun sequence DNA region contains:
- the LOC140158614 gene encoding uncharacterized protein, which translates to MAAIPTASFLAPKSCHDNMIKSGRLSPRASPSSPVVTPPGSPMAERQTSPFAKHSLLNKINFGQILHNQIKHNNMQPTVTTTAGKIPPTVPVNTNTVQDPPEQPRLDRRQSDFSPETVGMSA; encoded by the exons ATGGCTGCAATCCCAACAGCTAGTTTCTTGGCTCCTAAGAGTTGCCATGACAACATGATTAAGAGTGGTAGATTATCACCAAgagcatcaccatcatcaccggTAGTAACACCTCCAGGTAGCCCCATGGCAGAAAGACAAA CTTCACCATTTGCTAAACACAGTCTTCTAAATAAAATCAATTTTGGACAAATTCTACACAATCAAATAAAACACAACAACATGCAACCAACAGTAACGACAACAGCGGGTAAAATCCCTCCTACCGTACCAGTAAACACCAACACCGTGCAGGATCCACCTGAACAGCCACGTCTAGATCGTAGACAGAGTGATTTCTCACCGGAAACTGTGGGTATGTCAGCATAG